The Episyrphus balteatus chromosome 3, idEpiBalt1.1, whole genome shotgun sequence genome segment CTCTTGCCCGAGCTGGTCTTGTACCTTCTTTAGCTGAGTCTTTGCCTAAGAAATCCGATTTGGATGATCCTCATCCCCAATACACCTTTGGGTATGATGTTCAAGATGCAGTTTCTGGAGACTCAAAAAATCAATACGAAACCCGTGATGGAGATTTAGTTCGTGGTCAATACTCGTTAGTTGACGCTGACGGATTTAGACGAATTGTTGATTATACAGCTGATCCAGAACACGGTTTCAATGCCGTAGTTCGAAAGGAACCTTTAAGTGGTGCTGTTAAAGAGGCTGTTGCAACTCCACTTGCAAGGCAAGTTCAACCAGCTCCTGTTCCGTATTCAGCTTTACCAGCGTTACAAAAAACACAACAATCTCCACCTTTGTTCACTCCTGCTAGCAACGcaattgttaaaacaacattcaCCTCGCCAATTTCTTCGTACACTTACTAAACagtgttttgttaattttatgtttaaaatgatttattaaaattaagattattttttaaagaattttttgtttgtttctcttTGAGTCAAAACCTCATTTTGAACTCTAGAAAATATCTTAAACCAAACAATCTGCCAGAATTTCTACCAAAAGCTGAATCTGTTATCAACAATAGGGTTCAAGGCCGAATAATCGGTTGCATTGCTAATCTAAATTCAAAAACTGTTATCAAAATCACGTA includes the following:
- the LOC129915003 gene encoding larval cuticle protein A2B-like, which translates into the protein MAFKICVLLACIALARAGLVPSLAESLPKKSDLDDPHPQYTFGYDVQDAVSGDSKNQYETRDGDLVRGQYSLVDADGFRRIVDYTADPEHGFNAVVRKEPLSGAVKEAVATPLARQVQPAPVPYSALPALQKTQQSPPLFTPASNAIVKTTFTSPISSYTY